One Streptosporangium becharense genomic window, CCGGTGGCCGGAGCCGCGCGGGCGGCGGGGCGGCCAGTTCCAACCCCGGGTCCTGCGCCAGGATGTCGGATTCCAGCTTGCGCAGCGCCGGGCCCGGGTCGATGCCCAGCTCGTCGGAGAGGATCGTGCGGGCCTTGCGCATCGCGGCCAGCGCGTCGCCCTGCCGCCCGCACCGGTACAGCCCCAGGGCGAGCAGCCGCCAGCCCTCCTCGCGGAGCGGGTGCTCGGTGGTCAGCGCCTCCAGGTCGGGCACGGCCTCGGCGGGCAGGCCCATGCGCAGGGCACTGTCGGCGTGCCGCTCGCGGGCCACCAGGCGCAGCTCGGCCAGCCGGTTGACCTCGGCCTCCGCCCACGGCTGGTCGGCGAAGTCGGCGTACGGGGTGCCGCGCCACAGCCCGAGCGCCTTCTCCAGGCTGACCCGCGCGGACGCGGGGTCGTCACCCTCCAGCTGCTCACCGGCGCTGCGCACCAGCGACTCGAAGCGGAGCGCGTCGACCTGCTCGGGGGCGGCGCGCAGCGCGTAGCCGGAGGCCACCGTCACCAGCAGCCGGTTGGGGCCCCCACGGGGGCGGCCGGGCTCCAGCACCCGGCGCAGCCGGGAGATGTAGACCTGCAGGCCGGACTGGGCACCCTTGGCCGCGTCGTCGTCCCACAGGTCGTACAGCAGCGAGTCGACGGGCACGACCTGACCGCGTGCCACGAGCAGGCGGGCCAGGACGGCACGCTGCCGCAGCCCGCCTAGGTCGAGCTCGTCCTCACCGGAATGCGCCTCGACCGGACCGAGAACCCGGAACGCCACCATGTCAGCCGCCACGCTATGCGGGCCTTCGAACGACACACAAGATATTTCCCAATCTAGCGGCTGATCGGCTCCTTTTCCGGGGCCGGGGTGGCGGTCTCACGCCGGCGCAGGAATGCCCACGCGCCGAGCGCCAGCCCACCGAAGGGGATTTCGACAGTGTAGGTCCAGAACCCGAACAGCAACGCCGCGGCGGTGGCCGAATCGAGCGGTGCGCCGAAGAAGACCAGAGCGCCGATCGTCCCCGCCTCCATTATCCCCGTTCCGCTGGGAGTCACCAATGCCGTGGTCAGCACCCGGGAGAGCGCGAAGGCGGCGATCGACTGGGCGAGGCCGGGGTAGGCGCCGGTGGCGTGCAGGCAGACGACCAGGATCAGCCACTGGAAGCCCAGGAAGAAGGTCATGCCCAGGGTCAGGCCGGGCCAGCGGCTGCGCACGATCTCGGAGGTGTCGGCGCGCAGCTTGTGCAGCGCCTCGGAGGCGGCGTTCCCGGCGGGACGGACGCCGCGGGGAAGCAGCCGGGCGAGAGCGTCCAGGAACCGGCCGAGCAGGTCGGCGGCGCGGTCCCAGTAGAGCGCGGCGGTCACCACCGCGACCAGCGCCAGGATGGACAGCACGCCCACCCGGCCCGCGTTGGTCACCGCGGGGCTGAGTGTCTGCCCGCTGGCGAGCAGGGCCGCGATGCCCGCCGCGG contains:
- a CDS encoding lysylphosphatidylglycerol synthase transmembrane domain-containing protein, translated to MKNKLIQIVLSVASLALAVTLVVFMPQIVEALTGKQVSWPQIGAQFAALSPQAVALMAAVWLLSLLSYTFVLTASLPGLTHLQALTLNAGGSAVSNLLPFGGAAGVAVTFAMTRGWGFPARAVVVSTLTSGIWNTLFRFLLPAAGIAALLASGQTLSPAVTNAGRVGVLSILALVAVVTAALYWDRAADLLGRFLDALARLLPRGVRPAGNAASEALHKLRADTSEIVRSRWPGLTLGMTFFLGFQWLILVVCLHATGAYPGLAQSIAAFALSRVLTTALVTPSGTGIMEAGTIGALVFFGAPLDSATAAALLFGFWTYTVEIPFGGLALGAWAFLRRRETATPAPEKEPISR